From the Desulforamulus hydrothermalis Lam5 = DSM 18033 genome, one window contains:
- the nadC gene encoding carboxylating nicotinate-nucleotide diphosphorylase — protein MELNMFEINKLIATALAEDMGTGDITTNSIVPSGSVARGIIYVKEPGVVAGIPVARAVFHYLAPDIVFTARVKEGDTLAAGEVIAEVSGDARAILTGERLALNFLQRMSGIATRTAALVEKVKLYPVRVVDTRKTTPGLRMLEKYAVRVGGGFNHRFGLYDAVLIKDNHIKVAGGITQAILAARQNVPHTVKIEVEVENLAGVQEALEARADVIMLDNMDPVTMREAVKMIDGRALVEASGGIGEETITAVAKAGVDLISIGALTHSVKALDISLDIGDIKQQNRT, from the coding sequence ATGGAACTAAACATGTTTGAGATAAACAAATTAATTGCCACAGCTCTGGCTGAGGACATGGGAACAGGTGATATTACCACCAACAGCATTGTGCCCTCGGGCTCTGTGGCCAGGGGCATCATTTATGTCAAGGAGCCGGGTGTGGTGGCGGGTATTCCGGTGGCCCGGGCGGTGTTTCATTACCTGGCACCGGACATAGTTTTTACGGCCAGAGTTAAAGAGGGAGACACGCTGGCGGCCGGTGAGGTAATTGCAGAAGTTTCCGGAGACGCCCGGGCCATCCTGACGGGAGAACGGCTGGCTCTTAACTTTTTGCAGCGGATGAGCGGCATTGCCACCCGTACCGCTGCGTTGGTGGAAAAGGTTAAGCTTTACCCGGTGCGGGTGGTGGATACCAGAAAAACCACCCCGGGGCTGCGTATGTTGGAAAAGTATGCCGTACGGGTGGGCGGCGGCTTCAACCATCGTTTTGGCTTATATGATGCAGTATTAATAAAAGATAATCATATTAAGGTGGCCGGCGGCATAACCCAGGCAATACTGGCTGCCAGACAAAATGTACCGCATACCGTGAAAATTGAGGTTGAAGTAGAAAACCTGGCCGGTGTACAAGAAGCGCTGGAAGCCAGGGCGGATGTCATTATGCTGGACAACATGGATCCCGTCACCATGCGGGAAGCGGTAAAAATGATTGATGGCCGGGCGCTGGTAGAAGCCTCCGGCGGTATTGGCGAGGAAACCATTACAGCCGTAGCGAAAGCAGGCGTTGACTTGATTTCCATAGGCGCCCTGACCCATTCTGTAAAAGCTCTGGATATCAGCCTGGATATTGGCGATATTAAACAACAAAACAGGACCTAA
- a CDS encoding Rossmann-like and DUF2520 domain-containing protein, whose translation MDRKPSFSIIGAGKVGSALGVLLQELGYLPAAVYSRTFSHSKRLADQLQVAAAPHPAAAAAAAELVFITTTDREIAAMAAAIARQGGCRPGQIVFHASGALASDVLAPVRAQGAWAVSMHPLQSFTSTAGARANLPGSCFALEGDEPALERAIEIVKDLKGRYFVIQPEDKPLYHAAAVIASNYLVSLVHLSASIYRQLGLDEEQAMDALFPLIQGTINNIARSGPAGALTGPVARADGATLRGHLRALQKMDWRTQQAYRAMGLYTVGVAMENGNLTPNEAVAISNIFLEVDNHEQKSNYSRLPAYETGRHPHYHANRLRLSDGHLGRCFRYRRHPGGGLPR comes from the coding sequence ATGGATCGTAAACCTTCCTTTAGTATTATCGGGGCGGGCAAAGTGGGCAGCGCCCTGGGCGTGTTGCTGCAAGAGCTGGGATACCTGCCGGCTGCGGTATACAGCCGCACTTTTTCCCACAGCAAACGGCTGGCTGACCAATTGCAGGTTGCGGCGGCACCCCATCCGGCCGCAGCTGCAGCTGCGGCAGAACTTGTTTTTATTACCACCACAGACAGGGAAATTGCTGCCATGGCTGCTGCAATTGCCCGTCAGGGAGGCTGCCGGCCGGGGCAAATTGTGTTCCATGCCAGCGGGGCTTTGGCCAGTGATGTTTTGGCACCGGTCAGGGCCCAAGGGGCCTGGGCGGTATCTATGCACCCGCTGCAATCCTTTACCAGTACAGCCGGTGCCAGGGCAAACCTGCCGGGATCATGTTTTGCCCTGGAGGGAGATGAGCCGGCCTTAGAGCGGGCCATAGAAATAGTAAAGGACCTGAAGGGCCGATATTTTGTTATTCAGCCGGAAGACAAGCCCCTTTACCATGCGGCGGCAGTGATAGCATCTAACTACTTGGTTTCGCTGGTGCATTTAAGCGCATCTATTTATCGGCAGTTGGGTTTGGATGAAGAACAGGCCATGGATGCGTTGTTTCCTTTAATTCAGGGCACAATAAACAATATTGCCCGGTCCGGGCCTGCCGGCGCCCTCACCGGTCCGGTGGCCCGGGCGGACGGAGCTACTCTGCGGGGGCACCTGCGGGCTTTGCAAAAGATGGATTGGCGTACGCAGCAGGCCTATCGAGCGATGGGTCTTTATACGGTGGGGGTGGCTATGGAAAACGGCAACCTGACACCCAACGAAGCTGTGGCCATCAGTAATATTTTTTTGGAGGTAGACAACCATGAGCAAAAGAGTAACTACAGCCGACTTCCGGCGTATGAAACAGGAAGGCACCCCCATTACCATGCTAACCGCTTACGACTATCCGATGGCCACCTTGGTCGATGCTTCCGGTATCGACGGCATCCTGGTGGGGGACTCCCTCGGTAA
- the folK gene encoding 2-amino-4-hydroxy-6-hydroxymethyldihydropteridine diphosphokinase has protein sequence MTVAYIGLGSNLGKRESYIKNALAELAAAPGIQLLRVASLYETAPWGKTDQDRFLNTVAEVTTCLEAEQLLRVLLEIETRLGRTRDVKWGPRTIDLDLLLYGNRQINLPHLQVPHPHLTRRAFVLVPLAELCPALVLPAGRVEELAAAMAAEQDIKKRGPSPTL, from the coding sequence ATGACCGTTGCTTATATCGGCTTGGGCAGCAATTTGGGCAAGCGGGAGTCTTACATAAAGAATGCCCTGGCAGAGCTGGCGGCTGCCCCGGGCATTCAATTGCTAAGGGTGGCATCTTTGTATGAAACTGCCCCCTGGGGCAAGACTGATCAGGACCGGTTTCTTAATACAGTGGCAGAAGTGACCACCTGTCTGGAGGCTGAGCAGCTGCTGCGGGTACTGCTGGAGATTGAAACCCGACTGGGCAGAACCCGGGATGTTAAATGGGGTCCTCGTACCATAGATCTGGATTTGCTGTTATATGGCAACCGGCAGATTAACCTGCCCCACTTGCAAGTGCCGCACCCGCACCTGACCAGGCGGGCCTTTGTATTGGTGCCCCTGGCAGAATTATGCCCGGCCCTGGTTTTGCCGGCCGGCCGGGTTGAGGAACTGGCAGCCGCCATGGCTGCCGAACAGGATATCAAAAAAAGGGGGCCGTCACCGACCCTTTAA
- the panD gene encoding aspartate 1-decarboxylase, whose amino-acid sequence MLLFMFKSKIHRATVTEANLNYMGSITIDKDLMEAAGILPHEKVQVVNNNNGARLETYVIEGEPGSGVICLNGAAARQAQPGDTVIIIAYTMLDEREARTFKPRVVMVDENNKITRVIQEECHGVCG is encoded by the coding sequence TTGTTGTTATTTATGTTTAAGTCCAAAATACATAGGGCTACGGTGACTGAGGCCAATCTAAATTACATGGGCAGTATTACCATCGACAAAGATTTAATGGAGGCGGCCGGCATCCTGCCCCACGAAAAAGTACAGGTGGTGAATAACAATAACGGAGCCCGCCTGGAAACCTATGTTATAGAAGGAGAGCCGGGATCGGGTGTCATCTGCCTGAACGGGGCAGCGGCCCGGCAGGCTCAACCCGGGGATACGGTCATTATCATTGCCTATACCATGCTGGATGAAAGGGAGGCCCGTACCTTTAAACCCCGGGTGGTGATGGTGGACGAAAACAATAAAATTACCCGGGTCATACAGGAAGAATGTCATGGTGTTTGCGGATAA
- the panC gene encoding pantoate--beta-alanine ligase yields the protein MRLCKTVEEMRSYVNAVRAEGKTVGLVPTMGYLHQGHLSLMQEAKRRCDVVVVSIFVNPTQFGPKEDYQAYPRDLQRDAGLAAEVGVDVIFAPEVAEMYPPDFNTFVEVAEVSEPLCGASRPGHFRGVATIVTKLFNIVRPHMAFFGRKDFQQVLVIKRLVEDLNLDVNIVDLPIVREEDGLALSSRNVYLTAEERRAARVLFRSLSLARRRVAAGERNTAGLKELVEQEIRSEPLAVIDYVEILSLPRLKPLDTLQDKALLALAVRFGKTRLIDNTVLEV from the coding sequence ATGCGACTTTGTAAAACTGTAGAAGAGATGCGATCTTATGTTAATGCCGTTCGCGCGGAAGGGAAAACCGTTGGCCTGGTACCAACCATGGGTTACCTGCATCAGGGGCATTTAAGCCTGATGCAGGAGGCCAAACGGCGCTGCGATGTGGTGGTGGTCAGTATTTTTGTTAACCCCACCCAATTTGGGCCTAAGGAAGATTACCAGGCTTATCCCCGGGATTTGCAGCGGGATGCAGGGTTGGCTGCCGAAGTGGGAGTGGATGTTATATTTGCTCCCGAGGTGGCAGAGATGTATCCCCCGGATTTTAACACCTTTGTGGAAGTGGCAGAGGTAAGCGAACCCCTGTGCGGGGCATCCCGGCCGGGCCATTTTCGGGGCGTGGCCACCATTGTGACCAAACTTTTTAACATCGTGCGGCCGCATATGGCTTTCTTTGGCCGGAAAGATTTTCAACAGGTGCTGGTGATTAAACGCCTGGTGGAAGATTTAAACCTGGATGTCAACATTGTGGATCTGCCCATTGTCAGGGAGGAAGACGGTCTGGCCTTGAGTTCTCGCAATGTATATCTTACGGCAGAAGAGCGAAGGGCAGCCCGGGTGCTGTTCCGCAGTCTCAGCTTGGCCAGACGGCGGGTGGCAGCCGGCGAGAGGAATACTGCCGGCCTGAAAGAACTGGTGGAACAGGAAATCCGTTCGGAACCCCTGGCCGTTATTGATTATGTAGAGATTCTTTCCTTACCCCGCCTTAAACCGCTGGACACTTTACAGGACAAGGCGTTGCTGGCCCTGGCGGTACGCTTTGGCAAAACCCGTTTAATTGACAATACGGTTTTGGAGGTATAG
- a CDS encoding HD domain-containing protein, with amino-acid sequence MWELLKCIGRCAAQSGRQVYLVGGAVRDFLLGLAPVDLDLAAAGNIYPLARQVAEKLQGRLFTLDQERQMLRVVLPDRRHLDFSSFRGLTIEEDLRARDFTVNALALPLHLELAHENNIFQHLLDPTGGYRDITLGLLRATGPYAVKADYLRALRGIRLAAQLGFVIVPETAVLLKQGCRHLGTVAGERIWQELTAFFSLPAVYAWVEYADRELNLWQALLPGRARMATTQQNYYHTENVWRHSLRTFYCLEVILRELPASLLAGQQALAVLQQCLAGGRTRLPLLKLAALLHDVGKPDTAVTLSSGRISFRGHPQAGLPYVRAMAEQCKMSRAEQQYLSTLVLLHMQPLHFYTKGDYADLSLYRLFVSLGDYTPDLLLLSLADLTATYTAGERLSELTPYRQLIFDLLQQHFAQPNKFKPQPLLSGRDLLALGVKQGPLVGKLLQQLTEAQVAGEIKTVDQAKSWVKGNLSSCREPID; translated from the coding sequence ATGTGGGAGTTGCTAAAATGTATCGGTCGGTGTGCCGCTCAATCCGGCCGCCAAGTTTATTTGGTAGGCGGCGCCGTGCGGGATTTTTTGCTGGGTTTGGCGCCGGTTGACCTGGACCTTGCAGCGGCAGGCAATATCTACCCGCTGGCCCGGCAGGTAGCCGAAAAGCTGCAGGGCCGGTTGTTCACCCTTGATCAAGAACGACAAATGCTGCGGGTAGTGCTGCCCGACCGCCGCCACCTCGATTTTAGCAGTTTCCGGGGTCTCACCATTGAAGAAGATCTTAGAGCCCGGGATTTTACCGTTAATGCCTTGGCACTGCCCTTGCACCTTGAGCTTGCCCATGAAAACAACATATTTCAGCACTTGTTGGATCCTACCGGCGGTTACCGGGATATTACTCTGGGGCTTTTGCGGGCAACCGGCCCTTACGCCGTCAAGGCTGACTATTTAAGGGCTTTGCGCGGCATCCGGTTGGCTGCCCAGCTGGGCTTTGTGATTGTCCCTGAAACGGCAGTTTTACTGAAACAAGGCTGCCGTCACCTGGGTACAGTGGCAGGTGAACGAATCTGGCAGGAACTTACGGCCTTTTTCAGCCTGCCGGCCGTTTATGCCTGGGTGGAATATGCAGACAGGGAATTGAATCTGTGGCAGGCTCTGTTACCCGGGCGGGCACGCATGGCAACAACCCAACAGAATTATTATCATACAGAAAACGTCTGGCGCCATAGTTTGCGAACTTTTTACTGTTTGGAAGTAATCCTGCGGGAGCTGCCCGCGTCCCTGTTGGCAGGCCAGCAAGCCTTGGCTGTCCTGCAACAATGTCTGGCCGGCGGCAGAACCCGCCTGCCCCTTCTTAAACTGGCCGCTTTGCTGCATGATGTAGGTAAACCGGATACGGCGGTTACGCTGTCCTCCGGACGCATTTCTTTTCGTGGTCATCCACAGGCCGGCCTGCCCTATGTCAGGGCCATGGCAGAGCAGTGCAAGATGTCCCGGGCGGAACAGCAATACCTGTCCACCCTGGTGCTGCTGCATATGCAGCCGCTGCATTTTTATACCAAGGGTGATTATGCCGATCTGTCTCTTTACCGCCTGTTTGTTTCCTTGGGGGATTACACGCCGGACCTGCTGCTCCTTTCTCTGGCTGACCTTACTGCCACTTATACGGCCGGGGAAAGGCTCAGCGAATTAACACCCTACCGTCAGTTAATTTTTGATCTTCTGCAGCAGCACTTTGCCCAACCTAATAAATTCAAGCCGCAGCCCCTGCTGTCAGGCCGCGACTTGTTGGCCCTGGGCGTCAAACAAGGCCCTCTGGTAGGAAAGTTGCTGCAGCAATTAACTGAGGCCCAGGTAGCCGGTGAAATTAAAACTGTAGACCAGGCCAAAAGCTGGGTAAAAGGAAATTTGTCCTCCTGCCGGGAACCGATCGATTAA
- a CDS encoding biotin transporter BioY — translation MKLTSKEIALAGLMAAVMVVVTVITRIPFVYAAIPFSLQPLVAVLAGVLLGPRIGTLSVAVYLLLGLLGLPVFATQPFGGIAYVLKPTFGFLLGQCLAAYAAGKMLSVNKKRNKLSYLTAALAGMAVIYLVGLPYVYIILNFYLGKAVGVMGVLKMALLPFVLWDVLKAGAVAVLALAIHSRLPELSPALKQKLP, via the coding sequence GTGAAATTAACCAGCAAAGAAATTGCTTTAGCGGGTTTAATGGCTGCGGTTATGGTGGTGGTAACGGTAATTACCCGGATACCCTTTGTTTACGCAGCCATCCCCTTTAGTTTGCAACCACTGGTGGCAGTTTTAGCCGGGGTATTACTGGGGCCGCGCATCGGCACCCTAAGCGTGGCAGTTTATTTGCTGCTTGGTTTGCTGGGGCTGCCGGTTTTTGCTACTCAACCCTTCGGCGGTATTGCTTATGTGTTGAAGCCAACTTTTGGATTTTTATTGGGGCAGTGCCTGGCTGCCTATGCAGCAGGAAAAATGCTGTCAGTTAATAAAAAACGCAACAAGTTATCTTATCTGACGGCTGCCCTGGCGGGCATGGCGGTAATATACCTGGTGGGGTTGCCCTATGTCTATATAATATTAAACTTTTATCTGGGGAAAGCAGTTGGGGTGATGGGAGTTTTAAAGATGGCTTTGCTGCCCTTTGTTTTGTGGGATGTGTTAAAAGCAGGGGCAGTGGCGGTGCTTGCTCTGGCAATCCACAGTCGCCTGCCGGAACTGTCGCCGGCGCTTAAGCAAAAGCTGCCGTAA
- the panB gene encoding 3-methyl-2-oxobutanoate hydroxymethyltransferase, producing the protein MKQEGTPITMLTAYDYPMATLVDASGIDGILVGDSLGNVVLGYDSTVPVTMEDMIHHVRAVSRGAKRAMVVADMPFLSYHISREESVRNAGRLMQEGLAQAVKLEGGSEVVDTIKAITSAGIPVMGHLGLTPQSVYQLGGYKVQGKDGEAARRLLEDAQKLEQAGVFAIVLECIPQQLAKVITQSLSIPTIGIGAGTDCDGQILVTYDLLGMFSDFVPKFVKRYANLKEQIIQACRDYQKEVKNKSFPGPEHVFNMAEEELKKIY; encoded by the coding sequence ATGAAACAGGAAGGCACCCCCATTACCATGCTAACCGCTTACGACTATCCGATGGCCACCTTGGTCGATGCTTCCGGTATCGACGGCATCCTGGTGGGGGACTCCCTCGGTAATGTAGTGCTGGGTTATGATTCTACCGTGCCGGTAACCATGGAAGACATGATCCACCATGTGCGGGCGGTCAGCCGTGGTGCTAAAAGAGCTATGGTGGTGGCAGACATGCCCTTTCTTTCTTATCATATTTCCCGGGAAGAAAGCGTGCGCAACGCCGGTCGACTGATGCAGGAGGGTTTGGCCCAGGCAGTAAAACTGGAAGGTGGCAGCGAAGTTGTGGATACCATAAAAGCCATCACTTCTGCCGGCATTCCGGTAATGGGTCACTTAGGATTAACCCCCCAATCGGTTTATCAACTGGGCGGCTATAAAGTACAGGGCAAGGATGGAGAAGCTGCCCGCCGATTGCTGGAGGATGCTCAAAAACTGGAACAAGCAGGTGTGTTTGCCATTGTACTGGAATGCATTCCGCAGCAGCTGGCAAAAGTTATTACTCAATCCCTGAGCATCCCCACCATTGGGATTGGAGCAGGGACTGATTGTGACGGGCAAATACTGGTAACTTATGATTTGCTTGGCATGTTTTCTGATTTTGTGCCCAAGTTTGTTAAACGATATGCTAATCTGAAGGAGCAGATTATTCAAGCCTGCCGGGATTATCAAAAAGAGGTAAAAAACAAGTCTTTTCCCGGGCCTGAACATGTTTTTAACATGGCAGAAGAAGAATTGAAAAAAATATACTAG
- a CDS encoding biotin--[acetyl-CoA-carboxylase] ligase, whose amino-acid sequence MSAKQKILDLLKTEPAYVSGEYICQQLQVSRTAVWKIIESLRRDGYAIEARPRAGYRLLAVPDVLDPAGWLSGLTTRLIGRKTHYVKTTASTNDLAKELARQGAAEGMAVITEEQTRGRGRLGRSWQCPPRAGLCFSVILYPQVNPTEVSRFTLLAAVAVVRACERTLGIRAGIKWPNDVYAGGAKFCGILAEMAAEADRVKYLVLGIGVNVNQTESELAPLGSTATSLRLQCGRPVSRTKVLKAILEELDSLYALWHTEGFASLKEQWSKVTLWYGASVVVSDLHRVWEGIMEGIDNNGALILRLPDNTCKTFYSGEVSLRPSPQAE is encoded by the coding sequence ATGTCTGCTAAACAAAAAATACTTGACTTATTAAAAACAGAACCTGCATATGTTTCCGGTGAGTATATTTGCCAGCAGTTACAGGTATCAAGAACTGCTGTGTGGAAAATTATAGAGTCCCTGCGGCGGGACGGCTACGCTATTGAAGCCCGGCCCCGGGCCGGCTACCGCTTGCTGGCGGTGCCGGATGTGCTGGATCCGGCCGGGTGGCTTTCCGGCCTGACTACCCGGTTGATTGGCCGTAAAACACATTATGTAAAAACCACCGCCTCCACCAATGATTTGGCCAAAGAACTGGCCAGGCAGGGTGCTGCGGAAGGGATGGCAGTGATTACCGAGGAGCAAACCAGGGGCCGCGGTCGCCTGGGACGATCCTGGCAATGTCCTCCCCGGGCGGGGCTATGCTTTTCGGTAATTTTATATCCCCAGGTTAACCCGACGGAAGTTTCCCGGTTTACCCTGTTGGCTGCTGTGGCAGTGGTGCGGGCCTGTGAACGCACATTAGGTATCAGGGCCGGAATTAAGTGGCCTAACGATGTTTATGCCGGAGGAGCCAAATTCTGTGGCATTCTGGCTGAGATGGCAGCCGAGGCAGACCGGGTAAAGTATTTGGTGTTAGGAATCGGTGTCAATGTCAATCAAACAGAGTCAGAGTTAGCCCCTTTGGGAAGCACGGCTACCTCGCTGCGGTTGCAGTGCGGCCGGCCGGTGAGCCGTACAAAAGTGCTAAAGGCTATCCTGGAAGAACTTGACAGTTTATATGCCCTCTGGCATACTGAGGGATTTGCTTCCCTGAAAGAGCAATGGAGTAAGGTTACTCTTTGGTATGGTGCTTCAGTAGTGGTAAGTGATTTGCACAGGGTATGGGAAGGGATTATGGAAGGCATTGACAACAACGGTGCCTTGATCCTGCGACTGCCAGACAACACCTGCAAAACTTTTTATTCAGGTGAAGTATCTCTCCGCCCCTCGCCTCAAGCTGAATGA
- the nadB gene encoding L-aspartate oxidase — MVQKYLVNFDSRELPQQEAEYLIIGGGIAGLFTAWAAAKAGASVTLLTKRTVAESNTDRAQGGIAAALGQHDSPELHMQDTLVAGAGLCDEDAVRILVNEGPERVKELIDMGASFDRTGNDLCFTREGCHSQDRILHAQGDATGAEILRTLSQNVAALASVEILENQYVVDLLVTDNTCYGVLAVDQISGQFRIFRGRVVVLATGGSGRLFNYTTNPEVATADGIALAYRAGAEVMDMEFIQFHPTSLVLPGAPRFLISEAVRGEGALLRNARGERFMPQYHGMAELAPRDIVSRAILSEMAKTGAEAVFLDLTHLDPDKIKERFPTITLTCAKYGLDITKDFIPVAPAAHYMMGGVKTDLWGETSIQRLFACGETSCTAVHGANRLASNSLLDGLVWGGRIVQRAAMVLENRLHHKPEFYCDQLRPTPDIDFRELKKKLQQIMGEKVGPLRTAQRLAEALAFFDRWSYLQSHEVRETSQMEVRNMLEVGGLVAETAMMRTESRGGHFRLDYPETAERWRKHIILKR, encoded by the coding sequence TTGGTTCAAAAATACCTGGTAAATTTTGATTCCAGGGAATTACCCCAACAAGAAGCAGAATATTTAATTATCGGCGGCGGTATTGCCGGTTTATTTACGGCCTGGGCAGCGGCCAAAGCGGGGGCATCCGTTACACTTTTAACTAAGCGAACGGTGGCGGAAAGCAATACCGACCGGGCCCAGGGAGGCATCGCTGCAGCCCTGGGGCAGCACGACTCCCCCGAACTTCATATGCAGGACACGCTGGTGGCCGGGGCAGGGCTGTGCGACGAAGATGCCGTAAGAATTCTCGTTAACGAAGGGCCGGAAAGGGTTAAAGAACTCATTGATATGGGGGCTTCCTTCGACCGCACAGGGAATGACCTTTGTTTCACCCGGGAGGGTTGCCACAGCCAGGACAGGATCTTACATGCCCAGGGTGATGCCACCGGGGCGGAAATTCTGCGCACCCTCAGCCAAAATGTAGCTGCTCTGGCCAGTGTAGAAATTTTAGAAAATCAATATGTCGTGGATTTGTTGGTAACTGATAATACATGCTATGGCGTGTTGGCGGTGGACCAAATATCCGGGCAATTCAGAATATTCAGGGGGCGGGTGGTGGTGCTGGCCACCGGAGGTTCCGGGCGGCTGTTTAACTATACCACCAACCCGGAAGTAGCTACCGCAGACGGCATAGCGCTGGCCTACCGGGCCGGGGCGGAGGTTATGGATATGGAATTTATTCAATTCCATCCAACTTCGCTGGTTTTACCGGGTGCCCCTCGTTTTTTAATTTCTGAAGCAGTGCGGGGCGAGGGGGCACTGCTGCGCAATGCCAGGGGCGAGCGCTTTATGCCCCAATATCACGGTATGGCCGAGCTGGCCCCCAGGGACATTGTTTCCCGGGCCATCCTCAGTGAAATGGCCAAAACCGGAGCGGAAGCTGTTTTTTTGGATTTAACCCATTTAGATCCGGACAAAATAAAAGAGCGCTTTCCTACCATTACCCTGACCTGTGCTAAGTACGGGCTGGATATTACCAAAGACTTTATTCCCGTAGCACCGGCTGCCCACTACATGATGGGAGGGGTAAAAACCGATCTTTGGGGCGAAACCAGTATTCAGCGTTTATTTGCCTGCGGGGAAACCAGCTGTACAGCCGTGCATGGTGCTAACCGTTTAGCCAGCAACTCCCTGTTGGATGGTTTGGTTTGGGGAGGCAGGATTGTTCAGAGGGCAGCAATGGTGTTGGAAAACCGCCTGCATCATAAGCCGGAATTTTACTGCGATCAGCTTAGGCCCACCCCGGACATTGATTTTCGTGAACTGAAAAAGAAATTGCAGCAGATCATGGGTGAGAAGGTGGGTCCCCTGCGAACCGCCCAGCGATTAGCGGAGGCCCTGGCCTTTTTTGACCGCTGGTCTTACCTGCAAAGCCATGAGGTGAGGGAGACATCCCAGATGGAGGTGCGCAACATGCTGGAGGTGGGCGGTTTGGTTGCTGAAACGGCCATGATGCGGACTGAAAGCAGGGGCGGGCATTTCCGGTTGGATTACCCGGAAACGGCAGAGCGCTGGCGTAAACATATTATATTGAAGCGGTAA
- the nadA gene encoding quinolinate synthase NadA — protein MSIIEERMSQLTEEVKKLKKERNAIILAHVYQRPEVQEVADIIGDSLELSRRAAATDADVIVFCGVHFMAESAAILSPDKVVLLPEENAGCPMADMVTAEQLRAKKQEMPDAVVVAYVNTSAEVKAESDICCTSANAVKIVQSIPEDRPIIFIPDKNLGAYVASKTGRPMTLWEGWCNTHDWVTVEEVLKAKEAHPQALVLIHPECRPEVVALADYVSSTTGLIKYARESEAKEFIIGTESGILHQLYKQCPGKEFYLATRRLVCPNMKATTLGKVKEALITMQPRITVPPQIREKALACLEKMLAVK, from the coding sequence ATGTCAATCATTGAGGAGCGAATGAGCCAGCTAACCGAAGAAGTTAAGAAATTAAAAAAAGAAAGAAATGCCATTATTCTGGCTCATGTTTATCAACGCCCGGAGGTGCAGGAGGTAGCTGATATCATAGGGGATTCTTTGGAGTTGTCCCGTCGTGCTGCCGCCACCGATGCGGACGTTATTGTTTTCTGCGGAGTTCATTTTATGGCCGAAAGTGCGGCCATTTTATCTCCCGACAAAGTTGTCCTGTTGCCCGAGGAAAATGCCGGTTGCCCTATGGCGGATATGGTTACCGCCGAACAACTGCGGGCCAAAAAACAGGAGATGCCGGATGCGGTAGTGGTGGCTTATGTTAATACTTCGGCGGAAGTAAAAGCCGAAAGTGATATTTGCTGCACGTCCGCCAACGCGGTTAAGATCGTACAATCAATACCTGAAGACAGGCCCATAATATTTATTCCGGATAAAAATCTGGGGGCTTATGTGGCGTCAAAAACCGGACGGCCCATGACATTATGGGAAGGCTGGTGCAATACCCACGACTGGGTTACCGTTGAGGAAGTGTTAAAGGCTAAGGAAGCACACCCGCAGGCTTTGGTGCTGATTCACCCCGAGTGTCGACCGGAGGTGGTGGCCCTGGCCGACTATGTTTCCAGCACCACCGGTTTAATTAAATATGCCAGAGAAAGCGAAGCCAAGGAATTTATCATTGGGACCGAATCGGGGATTTTACACCAGTTGTATAAACAATGCCCGGGCAAAGAGTTTTACCTGGCTACCCGAAGGTTGGTTTGTCCCAATATGAAGGCCACTACATTGGGCAAAGTTAAGGAAGCACTGATAACTATGCAGCCAAGGATTACAGTACCCCCGCAGATCAGGGAAAAGGCCTTGGCCTGCCTGGAGAAAATGCTGGCTGTTAAATAA